A window of Trichoderma atroviride chromosome 3, complete sequence contains these coding sequences:
- a CDS encoding uncharacterized protein (EggNog:ENOG41~TransMembrane:11 (i85-104o110-135i156-179o199-215i227-245o274-296i308-330o350-369i390-410o416-437i458-478o)) has product MSEKFKTEPEDLEATVSHSSGFSRFASLFGGTNVWVGPRIAPLPAYLKNDVSEGEESSEAILNRQLASEDGTSIQYRTCSWQKTAALLFSEYICLAIMSFPWSYSVLGLVPGLILTVFVAAVVLYTSLILWEFCLRHPEVRDVCDIGQMLFWGKEWAWWGTAIMFVLNNTFIQALHVLVGAKYLNTMTASDHVGGCRTVVFSVVVTVICLIASLPRTFSMMSKLGTASAFFTFISVLLATIFQAIQKEPAGFSAALGSPIVTALPVKGTSFVNAMGAFLNISYTFIGQITLPSFIAEMRDPREFPKSLWACTIAEIIVFSVVGGVIYAYTGNQYVTAPAFGSLDDVYKKAAFSFMIPTLIFLGCLYASVTARFVFFRVFRNSVHMNSHTVVGWASWFGILLVTWIFAFIISQVIPFFNSLLAVMSSLFDSWFGFIFWGVAYLRMRSVDEKAGRKRNRITAAFSTGVNIFIIIMGVFFLSAGTYASVQSIIDAYDSGSVGGVFSCASNGL; this is encoded by the exons ATGTCTGAGAAATTCAAGACAGAGCCGGAAGATCTCGAGGCTACAGTGTCTCACTCCAGCGGCTTCTCGCGctttgcctctctcttcGGCGGTACCAACGTCTGGGTCGGGCCTCGCATCGCGCCGCTGCCCGCATATCTCAAGAACGACGTGTCTGAGGGCGAAGAGTCGAGCGAAGCAATCCTCAACCGACAGCTCGCGTCAGAAGATGGCACCTCGATCCAATACAGGACCTGCTCGTGGCAGAAGACGGCCGCGCTGCTCTTCAGCGAGTACATTTGCCTGGCCATTATGAGTTTCCCCTGGTCGTACAGCGTGCTGGGCCTTGTCCCCGGCCTCATCTTGACCGTCTTCGTTGCCGCCGTTGTGCTCTATACAAGTCTCATCCTGTGGGAGTTTTGTCTGCGCCATCCAGAGGTGCGCGACGTGTGCGACATTGGCCAGATGCTCTTCTGGGGCAAGGAATGGGCGTGGTGGGGAACCGCCATCATGTTCGTCCTCAACAACACGTTTATCCAGGCCCTGCATGTCCTGGTGGGCGCAAAGTACCTCAACACCATGACGGCGAGCGATCACGTCGGTGGGTGCCGCACCGTCGTCTTCAGCGTCGTCGTCACCGTCATCTGCTTGATCGCCTCGCTGCCTCGCACGTTTAGCATGATGTCCAAGCTCGGCACGGCGtctgccttcttcaccttcatCTCTGTGCTGCTGGCAACCATCTTTCAGGCCATCCAGAAAGAGCCTGCGGGCTTCAGTGCGGCCCTGGGCTCGCCAATTGTCACCGCTCTTCCCGTCAAGGGAACCTCATTCGTCAACGCCATGGGCGCCTTTCTGAACATCAGCTATACTTTTATCGGCCAGATTACGCTCCCCAGTTTCATTGCAGAGATGCGAGATCCTAG GGAATTTCCCAAGTCGCTCTGGGCCTGCACCATTGCCGaaatcatcgtcttctccgtTGTTGGCGGAGTCATCTACGCCTACACTGGCAACCAATATGTGACTGCTCCCGCTTTTGGATCCCTGGATGATGTTTACAAGAAGgcggccttctccttcatgATTCCGACGCTGATTTTCCTGGGATGCCTGTATGCTTCGGTGACGGCTcgcttcgtcttcttccgcgTCTTTCGCAACTCGGTGCACATGAACAGCCACACTGTTGTGGGGTGGGCCAGCTGGTTCGGCATCCTGCTCGTTACCTGGATCTTTGCCTTCATTATTTCTCAAGTCATTCCCTTCTTTAACTCTC TCTTGGCTGTCATGTCATCCCTCTTCGATAGCTGGTTCGGCTTCATTTTCTGGGGCGTTGCCTACCTGCGTATGCGAAGCGTGGACGAAAAGGCTGGTCGAAAGCGAAACCGCATCACCGCGGCGTTTTCAACGGGtgtcaacatcttcatcatcatcatggggGTGTTCTTCCTCTCTGCGGGCACGTACGCTAGCGTTCAGAGCATCATTGATGCGTATGACTCTGGGTCGGTAGGCGGCGTGTTTTCTTGCGCGAGCAACGGGCTATAA
- a CDS encoding uncharacterized protein (EggNog:ENOG41), protein MASDLDTLIDMGFERARAELAVKKSGGLQGALQWLEDNQDKSLEEIQAAAPDDDEEEDETKAKIAELESGQSAKSLICNECGKRFRNPDLASYHATKTEHTDFSESTEEIAPLTEDEKKAKLEELRERLQAKKAAQADKDKEDAKRNEKIRQKSTKETQEAKEELARKEQIKEAMQKRKEKLEEAEAKKRIKAKIEEDRAERRRKAEEAKAAREGRAPEAASSSSAAAPAAAAAAPRPKADHTEAKLKLQTDSGNIMKTLPAETTLFELAQQIQSETGQPVTTFTTTFPRKTFQGDLDMSKTLKEAGFVPSSVVIVK, encoded by the exons ATGGCTTCCGATCTAGATACCCTCATTGACATGGGCTTTGAGCGAGCTCGAGCCGAACTCGCCGTCAAAAAGTCTGGAGGGC TACAGGGAGCCTTGCAGTGGCTAGAGGATAACCAAGACAAATCGCTGGAGGAAatccaagctgctgctccagatgacgatgaagaggaggacgagacCAAGGCAAAGATTGCAGAGCTGGAATCCGGCCAGTCTGCCAAGTCGCTTATCTGCAATGAGTGCGGCAAACGATTTAGGAACCCCGATTTGGCCAGTTACCATGCTACCAAGAC TGAGCATACAGATTTCTCCGAGTCTACTGAGGAGATTGCACCCCTGAcagaagatgagaagaaggcaaagctCGAAGAGCTGAGAGAGCGACTccaggcgaagaaggccgcTCAGgcagacaaggacaaggaagaTGCAAAGCGCAATGAG AAAATCCGACAAAAATCCACAAAGGAAACCCaggaggcaaaggaggaaCTTGCACGAAAAGAGCAAATCAAGGAGGCCATGCAAAAGCGCAAGGAGAAGCTTGAGgaagccgaggccaagaaacgaatcaaggccaagatcgAAGAAGATAGGGCCGAGCGTCGCCGCAAGGCCGAAGAGGCCAAAGCTGCCCGCGAAGGCAGAGCTCCCGAAGccgcatcttcctcttctgctgctgcgccggccgctgccgctgcagcccCCCGACCAAAGGCAGATCACACAGAGGCGAAGCTAAAGCTGCAGACTGACTCGGGCAATATCATGAAGACGCTACCCGCAGAGACGACGCTGTTTGAGCTTGCGCAACAGATACAGAGCGAGACTGGACAGCCGGTGACGACATTTACGACTACGTTCCCCCGAAAGACGTTCCAGGGCGATTTGGACATGTCCAAGACGCTAAAGGAGGCTGGATTTGTCCCTTCATCTGTGGTTATTGTAAAATAG
- a CDS encoding uncharacterized protein (EggNog:ENOG41): MKDRIFYFADFNLEALLSLSEQLRGRKCTCNVTKMPKCSSLNWVIFVTFDDGVEWVFRCPMAGRNNVYSDETSSKIVNSEASTLMYLKAHTSIPVPEVYSYSGTTDNSIGVPYILQSKATGRSLGSYDWSQCPNRFTGSRNPLTFLPISDKGREKVMEQFGSIMAELSDHRFPEIDSYRMASRRWNDFVAIGQKIDHSKNRLLYCIAGQFLVEMIPQLSSGYDNSFTLSHPDLHVGNIYVDDDLNITCIIDWSSASTGPIAELLATPGLGGLSQTAFRVPHCCFSNGL, from the exons ATGAAAGACCGAATCTTTTATTTCGCAGACTTCAACCTTGAAGCACTTCTTTCCCTATCAGAGCAACTCCGCGGCCGAAAATGCACTTGCAATGTGACCAAGATGCCCAAGTGCAGCAGCCTAAATTGGGTCATTTTCGTGACTTTCGACGACGGCGTCGAGTGGGTGTTTCGATGTCCAATGGCCGGCCGCAACAACGTTTACTCGGATGAGACCTCCTCCAAGATAGTGAACAGCGAGGCTTCCACGCTGATGTACCTAAAAGCTCATACTTCCATTCCGGTACCTGAGGTCTACTCGTACAG TGGAACCACCGACAACAGCATTGGCGTGCCATATATCCTTCAGAGCAAAGCTACAGGCCGTTCATTGGGATCCTACGACTGGTCTCAATGCCCAAATCGATTCACCGGCAGTCGAAATCCTCTCACTTTTTTGCCCATCTCTGACAAAGGCCGAGAAAAGGTCATGGAGCAGTTTGGCTCCATCATGGCAGAATTATCTGACCATCGCTTTCCTGAGATTG ATAGTTACAGGATGGCATCACGGCGGTGGAATGATTTTGTGGCGATTGGCCAAAAAATCGATCATAGTAAAAATAGACTTCTCTACTGCATTGCGGGCCAGTTCCTGGTCGAGATGATCCCCCAACTCTCCTCAGGCTATGACAACAGCTTCACCCTTTCTCACCCAGACCTGCATGTTGGCAATATATACGTCGATGACGATCTCAACATCACATGTATCATTGACTGGAGTTCGGCGTCGACAGGCCCCATCGCTGAGTTGCTCGCGACTCCAGGACTAGGGGGGCTCAGCCAGACCGCCTTCAGGGTCCCTCACTGCTGCTTTTCGAACGGGCTTTAG
- a CDS encoding uncharacterized protein (EggNog:ENOG41~TransMembrane:1 (o258-277i)) — protein sequence MSVEIEPLELSFRRPFTVEVSQILKIKNPSSSPLAFKVKTTAPKQYCVRPNAGRIEPGQDFDVTVLLQAMKADPPLDAKCRDKFLVQSAPITPDKEFAPIASVLESTDKAAIFERKIRVNWLAAGDSPDHGPSAALAVATPIKQAAVNGSYDTPEPTRAYSSPSGEGTPAPPPYDEKDDDDSRPQTAKSAASKTASAVAGTLQSGTDELKAKIAQLEAELANYKNGGLRQRNVKGSSGSEKGASGAVAQQTKQGVEGVPVQIAAILCLVSFLLAYIFF from the exons ATGTCGGTCGAAATCGAGCCCCTTGAGCTGTCATTTAGAC GGCCCTTTACTGTCGAGGTCTCGCAGATCTTGAAGATCAAAAACCCAAGCTCATCGCCCTTGGCCTTCAAG GTTAAAACTACGGCTCCTAAGCA ATATTGTGTTCGACCAAATGCGGGCCGTATCGAGCCTGGGCAGGACTTTGATGTCACTG TCCTCCTGCAGGCCATGAAGGCTGATCCTCCGCTGGATGCCAAGTGCCGAGACAAGTTTCTCGTCCAATCCGCCCCCATCACTCCCGACAAGGAATTCGCTCCCATTGCCTCAGTG CTCGAGTCTACAGACAAGGCCGCCATATTTGAACGAAAGATCCGAGTCAACTGGCTTGCTGCCGGCGACAGCCCCGACCATGGCCCCAGTGCAGCTCTCGCAGTTGCGACACCCATCAAACAAGCAGCGGTGAATGGA TCTTACGACACTCCCGAACCTACTCGAGCTTATTCATCTCCAAGCGGCGAAGGAACCCCCGCACCACCCCCGTATGACGAaaaggacgacgacgactccaGGCCCCAAACCGCAAAGTCGGCCGCTTCCAAGACTGCTTCTGCCGTTGCCGGCACACTGCAGTCAGGCACCGAcgagctcaaggccaagattgcccagcttgaagctgagTTGGCAAACTACAAGAATGGCGGCCTGAGACAGCGTAACGTCAAGGGTAGCTCAGGCAGTGAGAAGGGTGCTTCCGGTGCAGTTGCTCAACAAACCAAGCAAGGCGTCGAGGGTGTGCCCGTTCAAATTGCTGCTATTTTATGTCTCGTCAGCTTCCTTCTTGCCTACATCTTTTTCTAA
- a CDS encoding uncharacterized protein (SECRETED:SignalP(1-22)), whose translation MVFCCILIKGLLFEVILNDLQSQSSLAVRKKQLTSRGLPPVVLWSKQPQGEAHPENEEDTGTAIL comes from the coding sequence atggttttctgctgcatcttgatCAAGGGGCTTCTCTTTGAAGTTATTCTCAACGACCTGCAGAGTCAAAGTTCTTTGGCAGTGAGGAAGAAACAGCTGACATCAAGGGGTTTGCCCCCCGTCGTGCTTTGGTCCAAGCAACCTCAGGGAGAAGCTCATCCggaaaatgaagaggataCCGGAACTGCGATATTGTAG
- a CDS encoding uncharacterized protein (EggNog:ENOG41): protein MALVNNFGAETTAEEVASSFRDQITGKTILITGVSPNGLGAATAQALAKYTPASLIFTARTPSKASSVADAIRDEHAAMKSQIHVVQADLSNSESIRQAVTNIQKITPSIDIIINNAGVMAIPEREITKQGIEAHLATNFFGHFLLTTLLSPQLKAAGPKARVVNIVSGGFYVQPFRFSDYNFDGGKDVPPEEQVDLDNAEKLGMGWVKDAGTGYIPFLAYSQSSTALMLLTKGLNEGYAGERITAVSAAPGVVLTELQRHLPTEFRNPNMPYKTASQGVASFLVAALDPNLQDHPGAYIDDCQIKEVPTYAQEAAIARKLWTMAESWVKGA from the exons ATGGCTTTGGTCAACAACTTTGGCGCAGAGACAACTGCCGAAGAGgtcgcctcttcttttcgcgACCAGATTACTGGAAAGACGA TTCTCATTACTGGAGTGAGTCCCAATGGCCTGGGAGCCGCGACTGCTCAGGCTCTCGCCAAGTACACCCCGGCAAGCTTGATATTCACGGCTCGGACACCCTCCAAAGCTTCTTCCGTGGCTGATGCTATTCGTGACGAGCACGCAGCAATGAAGTCGCAGATTCATGTCGTCCAAGCAGACTTGTCCAACTCGGAAAGCATTCGCCAAGCAGTAACCAACATCCAGAAAATAACACCGAGTATTGACATTATAATCAACAATGCCGGGGTGATGGCCATCCCGGAGAGAGAGATTACAAAACAGGGCATCGAGGCTCACCTGGCTACAAACTTCTTTGGTCATTTCCTACTCACGACGCTCCTATCTCCACAGCTTAAGGCGGCAGGGCCAAAGGCACGCGTTGTCAACATTGTGAGCGGCGGATTCTACGTACAACCGTTTCGCTTCAGCGACTATAACTTTGATGGGGGAAAAGATGTTCCGCCAGAAGAGCAAGTCGATCTTGACAACGCAGAAAAGCTCGGCATGGGATGGGTCAAGGATGCCGGCACGGGATACATCCCCTTCTTGGCCTATTCTCAAAGCAGCACGGCGTTGATGCTCCTGACCAAAGGTCTGAATGAGGGCTACGCTGGAGAAAGGATCACAGCTGTAAGTGCTGCGCCGGGAG TTGTCCTGACTGAACTACAAAGACACCTCCCAACCGAGTTTCGGAATCCAAACATGCCATATAAGACGGCAAGCCAGGGAGTTGCAAGCTTTCTCGTCGCTGCTTTGGATCCAAATCTGCAAG ATCATCCGGGCGCTTATATTGACGACTGTCAGATCAAAGAGGTACCGACATATGCGCAAGAGGCGGCTATTGCTCGTAAACTCTGGACAATGGCTGAATCATGGGTCAAGGGCGCGTGA
- a CDS encoding uncharacterized protein (TransMembrane:4 (i65-81o93-111i123-142o170-190i)) — protein sequence MARSAATTATKEATPPANSSPAPQQDSNDFLWTYTEEPHRTRRLAIIKAHPEVLKLCGPEPMTKYVVAGVVGLQVVLAYLLQSTPFWSLKFWAIAYVFGATANQNLFLAIHEISHNLAFKSPLANRLIAIVANLPIGIPYSASFRPYHLTHHKSLGVDGLDTDLPTALEAFVLNSILGKAFFLHLSNLLLRHPPHDGVPRGLDQDSRPQHPCSSRV from the exons ATGGCACGATCCGCGGCCACAACGGCCACCAAGGAGGCCACTCCTCCGGCCAATTCCTCGCCTGCGCCCCAGCAGGACAGCAATGACTTTCTCTGGACCTATACTGAAGAACCGCACCGGACGAGGcgtctcgccatcatcaaagcccATCCAGAG GTCCTCAAGCTATGCGGCCCCGAACCCATGACGAAATATGTTGTTGCCGGCGTTGTTGGTCTTCAAGTTGTCCTCGCCTATCTCCTACAGTCAACGCCCTTCTGGTCCTTGAAGTTCTGGGCCATCGCCTACGTCTTTGGCGCCACCGCGAACCAGAACCTGTTTCTGGCCATCCACGAGATCTCTCACAATCTTGCCTTCAAGAGCCCTCTGGCCAATCGCTTGATCGCTATTGTTGCCAACCTGCCCATTGGCATTCCTTACAGTGCTTCTTTCAGG CCGTACCACCTCACTCACCACAAGTCCCTCGGCGTGGATGGCCTCGACACTGACCTGCCCACCGCTCTCGAGGCCTTTGTGCTCAACTCCATCCTCGGCAAGGCATTTTTTTTGCACCTTTCAAATCTTCTTTTACGCCATCCGCCCCATGACGGTGTACCGCGTGGACTTGACCAAGATTCACGCCCTCAACATCCTTGTTCAAGCCGCGTTTGA
- a CDS encoding uncharacterized protein (TransMembrane:1 (o72-90i)) translates to MKSAQLVRQNSSRIFSTFRFTCFICKTNLLHDDFMHSDLAMRRTPWTLGVPTSSTAVLIESTASEMDLPEQASFFIFLFLFFFALMLSAFRYTAFVASETDLHEEETAALMPPGTLLHGLCAN, encoded by the coding sequence ATGAAGTCGGCACAATTGGTTCGCCAGAACTCCTCTCGGATATTCTCCACGTTTCGATTCACTTGCTTCATCTGCAAAACAAATTTGCTCCATGATGACTTTATGCACAGCGACTTGGCCATGAGACGAACCCCGTGGACTTTGGGGGTGCCAACTTCCTCCACAGCCGTCTTGATCGAGTCTACGGCTTCAGAGATGGATTTGCCTGAACAagctagtttttttatttttttattcttattcttttttgcATTGATGCTCTCTGCATTTCGCTATACGGCATTTGTAGCTTCAGAGACAGACTTGCACGAAGAAGAAACCGCTGCGTTGATGCCCCCTGGCACTTTGCTCCACGGTCTCTGCGCAAATTGA
- a CDS encoding uncharacterized protein (EggNog:ENOG41), with translation MWSFSRLVRLLSRNDYEHFRRLFELIHQPSAEEKDILHLLHERAKSDENRKLFAELQEDDMTTSEVQEQERMAISSTRRANSDAVAIARKLTLMSEMNPGFFANHVLWQWVEEALKHDGPP, from the coding sequence ATGTGGTCCTTCTCTCGACTAGTTCGGCTACTTTCAAGAAATGACTATGAACATTTCCGACGATTGTTCGAGCTCATACATCAACCAAGCGCTGAGGAGAAAGATATTCTTCATTTATTGCATGAACGAGCCAAGAGTGATGAGAACAGGAAGCTGTTTGCCGAGCTACAAGAAGACGACATGACCACATCAGAAGTACAGGAACAGGAGCGAATGGCAATATCTTCCACCAGACGTGCAAATTCCGACGCCGTTGCGATAGCAAGAAAGCTGACGCTGATGTCGGAGATGAATCCGGGTTTCTTTGCCAACCACGTTTTATGGCAATGGGTTGAAGAAGCCCTCAAGCACGATGGTCCTCCATAG